A stretch of the Fusarium musae strain F31 chromosome 2, whole genome shotgun sequence genome encodes the following:
- a CDS encoding hypothetical protein (EggNog:ENOG41), with protein sequence MTDHLPPLPAEYARGLELIDAAHAQDLRTVEAPDGTTIPFELNYAQKMTKWLTRRCPDASPVLQLACRAQHFRRWEIPRSSYPMTRPGYLTWRAKLKAQAATQVAELLASPEIQPPIPEEDRARVAALIRKENLKADEETQVLEDTACLVFLDDQFDDFEKKSDLDEAKMIGILQKTWGKMGERGRELALEMNHSDRAKELIGKALAG encoded by the exons ATGACCGACCATCTCCCTCCCCTCCCCGCCGAGTACGCCCGAggcctcgagctcatcgacgCTGCTCATGCCCAAGATTTAAGGACAGTCGAAGCCCCTGATGGAACCACGATCCCATTCGAGCTCAACTACGCTCAAAAGATGACCAAGTGGCTCACCCGCCGATGCCCTGACGCCAGCCCCGTTCTCCAGCTCGCCTGTCGAGCACAGCACTTTCGAAG ATGGGAGATCCCTCGAAGCAGCTACCCAATGACTCGTCCCGGCTACTTGACTTGGAGAGCAAAGCTCAAGGCCCAAGCCGCCACTCAAGTTGCAGAGCTCCTTGCTTCTCCAGAGATTCAACCCCCCATCCCCGAGGAGGACCGCGCCCGAGTGGCTGCCCTGATCCGCAAGGAGAACCTTAAGGCGGATGAAGAGACACAGGTCCTTGAGGACACAGCATGCCTGGTCTTTCTCGACGATCAGTTTGAcgactttgagaagaagtcaGATCTGGACGAGGCAAAAATGATAGGCATCCTCCAGAAGACATGGGGCAAGATGGGAGAAAGGGGGCGGGAGCTGGCCCTCGAGATGAACCACAGCGACCGGGCCAAGGAGCTGATAGGAAAGGCACTTGCTGGCTGA
- a CDS encoding hypothetical protein (EggNog:ENOG41), whose protein sequence is MHRFPIPPPTWAAYKQHQEYYDRLYQGLSGPWYNPNTAVPGFVELPGHSVPRPATVNQASSFQLKPKARGRRVTIATASDEENGVVTDTEGNITDSSNPVSKSKMTTKAKGKDKAVQTESENESSAGETSVLSSVACLKDPKWSLSEDCRLRSMKEAGETWAFISGSLCKTKDDVRARWKILQSQLLAKDTIKGTDTDNAAEEVSVDDTTDEDDGNDGDDEESAEGDEDSDADDEDSDDDEESDEDDEDDEDDEDDEDPDDDEDSDDDEKSDKSDEADEDSDDDTNKIPKSTGHCKWHQGEMKHLQEHVYGAMYPPHIYPQPNAHLVKRDCALLATIDSQYKRSRWLEMQANFYNVTGQMVPLVSFKARFERAEAEKTERSKTRELEKRLNKVEDWIAKQEREKSADSDNTEDSDDSDE, encoded by the coding sequence ATGCACAGGTTTCCCATTCCGCCGCCCACTTGGGCCGCATACAAACAGCACCAAGAATACTATGATCGTTTATACCAAGGGCTCAGTGGTCCCTGGTATAACCCCAACACTGCTGTCCCCGGCTTCGTTGAGTTGCCAGGACATTCTGTGCCCCGACCCGCGACTGTCAATCAAGCATCGTCCTTTCAGCTGAAGCCCAAGGCTCGAGGCCGCCGCGTGACAATTGCCACTGccagtgatgaagagaatggCGTTGTCACAGACACCGAAGGCAACATCACGGACAGCTCCAACCCTGTctccaagagcaagatgaCTACCAAGGCAAAGGGAAAAGACAAGGCGGTTCAGACGGAGTCAGAGAACGAATCGTCTGCTGGTGAGACGTCAGTCCTTTCATCCGTCGCCTGCCTCAAGGACCCCAAGTGGTCTCTTTCAGAAGACTGCCGCCTTCGCAGCATGAAGGAGGCCGGCGAGACCTGGGCTTTCATTTCGGGATCTCTCTGCAAGACAAAGGACGATGTCCGAGCTCGCTGGAAGATACTCCAGAGTCAGTTGCTTGCCAAAGACACTATCAAGGGCACTGACACTGACAATGCCGCTGAGGAGGTGTCTGTCGATGACACAACCGACGAGGACGACGGAAACGAcggagacgatgaagagtctGCTGAAGGCGACGAAGACTCCGATGCAGACGACGAGGActctgatgacgatgaagagtctgatgaggatgacgaggatgacgaggatgacgaggatgacgaggatcccgatgatgacgaggactcagatgatgatgaaaagtcCGACAAATCTGACGAGGCCGACGAAGACTCTGATGATGACACCAACAAGATCCCCAAGTCCACTGGCCACTGCAAGTGGCACCAGGGTGAGATGAAGCATCTGCAGGAACACGTCTACGGGGCCATGTACCCTCCTCATATCTACCCGCAGCCCAATGCCCACTTGGTCAAACGAGACTGCGCCCTCCTTGCTACCATTGACAGCCAGTATAAGCGATCTCGCTGGCTCGAAATGCAGGCCAATTTCTACAATGTCACAGGACAAATGGTCCCTCTTGTATCATTCAAGGCCAGATTCGAGCGCgctgaggccgagaagacgGAGCGCTCCAAGACCCGCGAACTTGAGAAACGGCTGAACAAGGTCGAGGACTGGATTGCGAAGCAGGAACGTGAGAAGTCGGCCGACTCCGACAACACCGAAGATTCCGACGACTCGGATGAGTGA